The genomic region CGCCGGGCCGCTGGTCCGGCTGACCCGTCCCGATGTCTATGCGATCGGCCGGTTCGCCGACGTGCAGGCGGCGCTGCGCGCGTCGGACGCGCTCATCAACGGCGAGGGCGTCGGGTTCAGCGACGCGTTCAACGCGCCCAAGGGGATGAACGTCATACAGTCGGACGGCGACCTCCACCGCCGCCTGCGCTCGACCGTCACCCGCCCGCTGTCGCCCGCGCGGCTGCGCGAGGTGCGGCCCGATCTGAAGGCGATGATCGTCGAGCGCGTGCGCTCGCTGGCGGGGCAGGGCTGGTTCGACGCGATGGCGGGGCTGGCGCGCTTCCTGCCGGTCGAAGCGGTGTCGCATTTCGTCGGCCTGCCCGCCGTGGGGCGCGAGCGGATGCTGGAATGGGCGGCGGCCGCGTTCAACGTGATCGGCCCCGATCAGGAGCCGTCCGACGTCCAGTCGCTGCGCGAGGCGTTCGGCTTCATGGCGGGTCTCGGCAAGGACAAGGTGCGCGACGGTAGCTGGGCGGGCGAATTGTTCGCCGCCGCGCGCAGCGGGCGGCTGTCGATGCAGGAAGCGATGGCGGCGATCAGCGCCTATGTCATCCCCAGCCTCGACACGACGATCCTTGCCAAGGGCCATCTGCTCGCCAATCTGGCGCGCAACCCCGACCAATGGGCGCTGCTGCGCGCGCGGCCGGAACTGATCCCCGGCGTCGTGCTGGAGGGGGTGCGCCGCGATTCGGTGCTGCGCTGGTTCTCGCGCGTGGCGGTGGAGGATTACGCGGTGGACGGCGCGACGGTGCCGCGGGGCGCGCGGGTGATGCTGCTCTACGGCTGCGCCAATCGCGACGAGCGGCATTATGACGACCCCGACCGCTTCGACGTGACGCGCGACGCCCGCGATCATCTCGCCTGGGGAACGGGGCCGCATATGTGCGCCGGGATGCACCTCGCGCGGATCGAGATGGAGGTGCTGCTGGAGGCGCTGGTCGAGGCGGACGTGACGCTGGAGGCCGGCGAGCCGGAGATCGGGGCCAATCGCGGCCTCTACGGCTTCACCGCTTTGCCGTTCCGCCTCGGCCAGGGATAGTTCGCGCAGCCAACCGGAGATCGACGAGCATGCTGTCCCTCACCACCCACGCGGCGCCGTGTCCCTGCTGCGCCTATGCCCATGCGCAATCGGCCCTGTCCTTTTCGCCTCTGTCGCTGTTCCGGTCGGCGCGGTCGCGGCGGGCAGGCGTGACGAGCGCGACGGCGACGGCTCCGGCGGAGCTGCACCTGACCGGCGTCACCGTGGTCGATCCGCGCGACGGGCGGAAATCTCCTGGCATGACGGTGGTGATCCGCGCCGGCCGGATCACCGCGGTCGTGCCGGATGGGGAGGAGCGCCCGGCCGGTGGCTCGCAGCGGATCGATGCGCGCGGCAAATATGTCGTGCCCGGCTATAACGACATGCACAGCCATGTCCTCGAGCTGGCCGATCCCTCCGGCAGCCTCGCGCTGATGCTGGCGGAGGGCGTGACGGGATTCCGCCAGATGTCCGGCTCCCCCGCCCTGCTCGCGAAGCGGCGGGCGGGGACGCTGCCGATCGGCGCGGCGGCGCCGCAATTGCTGCAAACCCCCGGCGCGATCCTCACCCCGTTCAACGCCGCCACGCCCGACACGGCGCGGGAGGAGGTGCGACGGCAGAAGGGGCAGGGCGCGGATTTCGTGAAGATGGGTTTCGCCAACCCGGATTCCTTCTTCGCGGCGGTGGAGGAGGGGCGGCGCATCGGCATCCCGGTGCTGGGCCATCTGCAGGAGGGCACCGATCCGGTCGAGGCGACGGCGGCGGGCTTCCGCTCGATCGAGCATCTCGGGCCGGGCAGCACGGTCTGGGTGCGCTGCTCGCGCGACGAAGAGGAATTGCGCCCGGAAAGCTATCGCCGCGACATCGTCAAGCTGCCGCCATTCAGGATTCCGTTCATGGAACGGATCGTCATGAAGAAGTTCGAGCGGATGCTGGTCAATCCGTCGGCGTTCTCGAACGAGGCGGACGTCGATCGCCTGCGCCGCGCGAGCGAAAGCTTCAGCAGCACCCGCGCCGAGGAAATGGCCGGGCATTTCGCCGGGGACGGGAGCTGGCAATGCCCGACATTGGTGCGGCTGCGCACCCAGACCTTCGCCGACGCGCCCGATTACGAGCAGGACGAAATGCTGCACTATCTGCCGCGCAAGAGCGTGCGGCGCTGGCGCGAGGTGACGGGCGTGTGGAAGGCGCGGACGGCGGAGGTACGGCAAACCTATCGCGACGTCTATCCGCGCCAACTCGCGTTGACGAAATTGCTGCATGATGCGGGGGTACGGATGATCGTCGGCACCGACGGCGGCTCCTATCTCGGCCCCGGCCTGACGCTGAGGCAGGAGTTCCGCGAGCTGGCTGATGCCGGGATCACGCCGCTGGCGATCCTCCGGATGGCGACGGTGAACGCCGCCGACTATCTCGACCGACGCGACGTGGTCGGGCAGGTCGCGCCGGGCTATGACGCCGATCTGGTGGTGCTCGACGCCGATCCGCTGGCGCGGGTGGAGAACCTCCACGCGATCGCCGGCGTGGTGCGGGCGGGCGCCTATCATTCGCGCCGCGACCTGGATGCGCTGAAGGCTTCCGTAGCGGCGGGGGAGGGGTATCTGGGGTAGGGCAGCCTCCCGTCACCCCGGCGCAGGTCCGGGGTGACGGGAGCGGATCAGAACTTAACCCCGAACCGCGCGCCGATCGTGCGCGGGTTGCCGTGGAAGCAGGTCACGGCTTCCGACTTGCCGGCCACGTCGAGCGCGCTCAATTGCGGGCCGAACGGCAGATAGCCTTCGTTCACGCAATAATGCTTGTCGGTCAGGTTCTGGCCGAACAGCGCCAGCGAATAGCGGTCGTCGGGCGCGAAGATCGTCAGCCGCGCCGACAGCAGGGCATAGCCGTTCTGGAAAGTGATCGGGCTATAGTCGTTGACCGCGTTGATATTCTGGCGGCTGACCGTGGTGAGGTCGCCGCGCAGCGTGGCGCGATAGCCCGAGGTGAACTCCTTGCGGAACTCGATCCCCTCGCTGGTCGACCATTCGGGCGCGTAGGTCGGGCGCGCGCCGGTCAGGTCCTGGCTGCCGGTGGCCCACGGCAGCGGCGGCGCGTTGCGATAATCGGTGAACTTCGCGTCGTTATAGGCGATCGCCGCGTTGAGCCGCAGCCAGTCGGCCGGCGCGGCGGAGAATTGCGCCTCGACGCCCTGGCTGCGGATCGAGCCGACATTGCGGACGATCGACGCCACGCTGGTCAGCGCGCGCTCCTGGAACCCGTCCACGTCCATGCGATAGAGCGTGACGTTCGCCGTCAGCCGGCGATCGAGGAACTGCGTCTTGGCGCCGACTTCGTAATTCTTGACCGTCTCCGGCTGGAAGATGCGCAACTGATCCAGCACTGCATTGGCCGCGCCGGAATTGAAGCCGCCCGCCTTGAACCCGGTCGAATAGGTCGCGAACAGCATGATGTCGTCGGCCGGCTTCCACGTCAGGTTGGCGCGGCCGGTGAAGCGCCCGTCCGAATATTTGAACGACGAATCCTCGTTGACGCCGAACACCGCCGCCGGGTTGACGCGCACGCCCAGATAGCTCGCGCTCTTGTTCTCATGCGTGTAGCGCCCGCCCAGCGTCAGATCGACGCCCGGCAATAATCCGATCGTCGCCTGCGCATAAGCGGCATAGCTTTTCGTGAGCTGCGGGAAACGGTTGTAGAAGGCGGACTGCGCCTGCCCGGCCTGACACGGCCCGATTAGCGGGGGCGCGAAGTTCGCCACGGCGGTCGTGCAGAATTCCGAGCGCAGATTGTAATCCAGGTCGAGATTGAAATCCTCCTGGAAGTAATAAAGTCCGGCGACGAAGTTCAGGTGGCCATCGAGCAGGTTCCTTGGCGAGATGATCTGAAACTCGTGGTTCTGGCTCTTGCTGTCGTAGATGAAGTGCCGATAGACCAAAGGCACCGGAAGGAAGGTGACTTCGCCGTCCTGCTCGCTCGCCCGCCAGTGGCGATAGCTGTTGATCAGCTTGAAGGTGAAATCGGAATCGGTGTTGTAGCTGAGCGTGCTCGACACGCCCCAGTGATAATCGTCGAGCCCGGCGGTCGACACGTCCTGCGCCGACGAATTGGAATCGATCCCGATCGTCGGCAGCCGCCCGCCCAGCACGCGCGTCAGCCCGGCCAGCACCGTTGGCGTGACCGAAGAGGGGATGATCGAGATATTGTACCAGCCGTCCCCGGTCTGGCTCGCATAGTCGCCGCGCACGACCCAGTTGAGGTGCGGCGTGATATCCCAGCGCGCGGTGAGGCGCAGGCTGATCGTGTCGGTGCCGCCGAACCGCTGGCCGGTCCTGGACTGGTGCCAATAGCCGCCGAACTTCTCGCCCAGCCCGGCGAAGCGGATCGCGAACGTATCGCTGAACGGCAGGTTGGCGACCACCTCGCCGCGATAACGCTGGCCGCTGCCGACCTCGAACGCGGCGTTGCCCTCGAGCTGGTTGGTGGGAAGCGCGGAGGTGATGCTGATCGCGCCGACCGAGGCGTTGCGGCCGAACAGGGTGCCCTGCGGCCCCGACAGCACCTCAAGGCTCTGCACGTCGATCAGCGTCGAGTTGAGCGAGCCGGCGCGGGGCACATATACGCCGTCGAGATAGGTGGCGACGCTAGGCTCGATCGCGCTGTTGCCGAATGAGCCGAGGCCGCGGATGCCGTTGCGCGCGGCGACCGTGCCGGGGCCGGAGCCGAACTTGAAGGTGGGGACGATCTTGGTGAGATCCTGCACCTGCGACACGCCGGTATCGCGCAAGGTGGCCGCGCCGAACGCCTGGATCGAGATCGGCACGCTCTGCACGTTTTCCGCGCGCTTTTGCGCGGTGACGATGATGTCGGTGTCGGACGGAGCGGCATCGGCGGATGCGGCGTCGGCCGGCGCCGGATTTGCTGGCGCGGTCTGCGCATGCGCATAGACCGAGGTGCCGGCGAGCGCGATCGCCGCGAGCGTCGTGAAGCGCCCGGCGCGCCTGCTGGCGTCGCGGATAGCAGGCAAGGTGTCCAGAACCGTCATTGATCCCTCCCCAATGAGCGCCCACTGCGCAGATCGCGACAGGCGTTATAGTTATATTTGCTGATGTGATATTTTAATTAGAAATATCTTTTTATCAAGCCGCCTTGGCCTCGGCGGCGATCAGGGCGTCCATCCGCCGCCTCACCAGCACCGCGCCCTTGTCGATCTTGAGCAGGGCAGGGCGCAGGGACCAGAAATCGGCGTCGCCGATCCGCTCCTGCTGCGCGGCGATCATCGGCTCGTCCTCGGTCTCGAAGATGTGCTGGCGAGTCCGGCGGGTTTCCTCGTTCAATTCGGCGTCATCCAGCCGGAAATCGCGTGTCGAGGCGAAGAAATAATGGCTGGTCGTCGCCGTCTCGGGCGTGAAGATATGGACGTTGATCGAATTGCCGCCCAGTTCGCGCGGCGTGCCCGCCGGCACCGCGCCGGCGACGAGCTTGATGACGCCCGGCGCGCTCCACTCCACCTCGGTCCAGCTATCGACCCGGTCGACTCCCGCCGGCAGGCGGCCGAGCGCGAGCGGGATCGGCACCTCGTTCGTCGGGCGCCAACTCATCGCGATGATGCCGTCGGGGCGCTCCTCCACCTCGCCGGAGGTGCGGGTGATCGATCCGCCGCCCAGCGTATCGGGGTGGAGGAAATCGGTGTGCGACAGGTCGAGGATATTGTCGACGAAGAGCTGATAATGGCCGGTGCCGCGGATATATCCCTTGTTGAAAGCGGTGTCGGGCGCGTTCGAGAGGAAATCGAGATTGCGGATCAACGCGGGATCGGCCAGCGCCGGGTCGCCCGGCCAAACCCACAGCGCGCGATACGCCTCCGCCACCGGATAGGCGCGCACGTCGAGCGCGCGCGTCACCGGCCCATGCGGGTTGCGCACGCAGCGGCCCTCGCCGTTGAAGGCCAGCCCGTGATAGGCGCACACCGCCGCCCCATCCTCGACCCGGCCCTTGCTGAGCGGGGCGAAGCGATGCGGGCAGCGGTCGAACAGGGCATGGGCCACGCCCGCCTCGTCGCGATAGAGATAGACCGGGTCGTCGAGCAGCGTGCGGGCGAGACCGCCCGTCGCGGGCAGGTCGTCGCTCCAGCCCGCCATGTACCAGCAATTGCGGAGATAGGTCATCGCACACTTCCCTTGCGCGCGTGGATGAAGAGGAGCGCGGCGGCCACCAGCGCCGCCGCGGCGAAACCGCCGGAAACCCCGGTCCGGCCGAACCCGGCGGCGAACAGATAGCCGGCGAGCAGCGGCGACACCGCGCTCGACACCCGGCCGACGCCGATCACGAAGCCGCTGCCGGAGGCGCGCTCGGCATCGCCGAAGCCGCGCGCCAGCACGCCGTAGAAACCGGCCGCGCTGCCGAACAGGCAGAAGCCGCACAGCCCCGCCAGCACGAACAGCGACATGGTGGAGAGCGAAGCGGCGCCGAACGCGGCGATCGACAGGCCCAGCCCGATGACGGCCACGGCGGTGACGCGCGACTGGCCGAAGCGATTGGCGAGGCCGCCGACCAGCAGCCCGCCGACGATGCCGATCAGGCTCATCGTCGCGGAGATCAGGCTGGCGGTCGCGGCATCCTGCCCGGTGTCGGCGACAAGCTGCGGCAGCCAGCTCAGCAGGTAGTAGCTGACGCTCGCCACTAGCAGGTTGGCAACCGAGAGGCGCAGCGTGGTGCCGATCCGGTCGGGCGCGAACACCAGCCGATAGCCGATCTCGCGCGGGCGGCCCGACGGTTGCGCGGCGATGTCGTGATGACCGAACCGCGCGAGCAGGCGATCGAGCCGCGCCAGATGATGCGTTCCCCCGCGCGCCGCGAGGAACCCCGGCGATTCTGGCAGGAACAGCAGCACGACCGGCATCAGCGCGATGGTCGCCACCGCCCCGGCGACGAACACCGCGCGCCAGCCGTGGACCGGCATCAGCGCGGCCGCGACCAGACCGCCGACCAGCCCGCCCGCCGGATAGCCGAGCGACATCAGCGCCACCGCGAAGGGCCGCCGCCGCGCATTGGCGAACTCCGCCGCCAGCGGGTTGATGACCGAGATGCACGCGCCGATGCCCAGCCCGGTGACGACGCGCCATGCGGTCAGCACGCCGATCGACCCCGCCGCCGCCGAGCCGCACGAGCCGATCGCCATCAGGATCAGGCTGGCGATCACCAGCCCGCGCCGCCCGAGCCAGTCGGCGAGCGGCGCGAGGAAGAACGACCCCGCTGCCATGCCCGCCAGCCCGGCCGACAGCACGACGCCCAGCGCCGCCTTGTCGATCCCCCAGTCATGCGTGATCGCGGGCGCGGCGAAGGTGACGGACAGCACGTCGAACCCGTCGACGGCCGACAGCAGGATGGTCGTGGCGACCGCCAGGATTTGCGTGCCGCTCATCGGCGCGGCGTCGAGCCGCCGGCGGATGTCGTCGAGGGGCAGGTGAGCGGTCACGCCGCCACGGCGGCCTCGAGATGCCCGGTCGCCCGCGACAATGCGCCGCCGGCCCAGCGATCGCCGCGCCATGCGACATGCTGGTCGGGACGGACCAGCGCGAGCTTCGCCTCGTATAGCGCCGCGATGTCCACGCCGTCCGGGCGCACCACGGCCAGCGGCACGCCCAGCGCCTTCGCCTCGGCCACCGCCTTGTCGATCTCGGCCGCATCGGCATCGGCCGCCGCGACCAGCGAGAAACCCTGCCCGAACAGGTCGTAGAGCGAGCGCCCGTCCGCGAGCCAGGCGTGGGGCGCGAGGCACCCCGGCCGCGCCGATGGCGCATAGAACTGGCTGTCGTGCTCGGGGACAGGGCCGCCCTCCCGCGCGATCAGCGGGGATTCGTAGCAGAGGCCCAGCACGGTGCCGAGCGTGTAGAACTCGCGCGCCTTGCCGGCCTGCACGCCCGCGCCGACCTTGGCGCGGATCGCCTCGCCCTCCGCCGTCGCTTCCTCGATGCCGGGGGGCGGGGGCGCGACATAGATGGCGTAATTGGCCATCGCCTCGTCGATCACCTTGCGATGGACCGGACGCCGCTCCACCTCATAGCTGTCGATCAGCGCGGGGCCGCCCCAGCCCTGCAACGTCGCGGCGATCTTCCAGCCGAGATCGATGCCGTCGCCGACGCCCATGTTCATGCCGTATCCGCCCGCCGGCGGGTGAAGGTGGCAGGCATCGCCCGCGAGGATGATGCGCCGGTCGGCATAATGATCGGCCAGCAGGTCGTGCGCGGACCAGGTATCGGCGCTGACCACCTCGAAATCGAGGTCGATGCCGGTGCGCTCGCGGATCAGCGCGGCGGCCTCTTCGGGCGGCAGCGACTGGCCGGGCTTGGCGCCGCCCGGCCCGAAGAACCACAGGTCGCCCTTGTCCATCGGCCCGAGCGCGCTGAATCCGTCCTTGCCGATCTGCCAATAGATCGCGGCGGGGCCGAAATCATGCGCCCCGGCCATGCCCGGCGCGCGGAAGATGATGTTGTAATGATGGGAAAGGCCGTGCCGCCCCTCCATCTTCGCGCCGATCAGTTCGCGGATCGCGCTGCGCGCGCCGTCCGCGCCGATCAGGTAGGATGCGCGGACCTGTAATTCCTCGCCATCGGGCGCGCGCAGCGTGGCGGTGACGCCGTCCGCGTCCTGTTCGGCGGTGACGAATTCGGTGTTGAGGCGCACCTCGACGCTCGGCAGTTCGCGCACCTTGTCGAGCAGCACCTTTTCCAGCCGGTATTGCGGCACCCACTGGCCGTGCTCGGGATAGCGCGGGTCGCGCTTGGGCGACGCGTTGAAGGCATCGGCGAAGCGCGCCAGTTCGCGCCCCTCCGGCCCCAGCCGGGTCACGAACACCATGTTGTTCGGGTAATCGACGCCGAACGGCGCCTCCGCCGCGAGCCGGTCCGCGATCCCCCAGCGCCTGAGGTGCGTGCGGGTGCGGACGTTGGTGGTCTTGGCGCGGGGCGCCGCCCCGAC from Sphingomonas sp. CL5.1 harbors:
- a CDS encoding TonB-dependent receptor, encoding MTVLDTLPAIRDASRRAGRFTTLAAIALAGTSVYAHAQTAPANPAPADAASADAAPSDTDIIVTAQKRAENVQSVPISIQAFGAATLRDTGVSQVQDLTKIVPTFKFGSGPGTVAARNGIRGLGSFGNSAIEPSVATYLDGVYVPRAGSLNSTLIDVQSLEVLSGPQGTLFGRNASVGAISITSALPTNQLEGNAAFEVGSGQRYRGEVVANLPFSDTFAIRFAGLGEKFGGYWHQSRTGQRFGGTDTISLRLTARWDITPHLNWVVRGDYASQTGDGWYNISIIPSSVTPTVLAGLTRVLGGRLPTIGIDSNSSAQDVSTAGLDDYHWGVSSTLSYNTDSDFTFKLINSYRHWRASEQDGEVTFLPVPLVYRHFIYDSKSQNHEFQIISPRNLLDGHLNFVAGLYYFQEDFNLDLDYNLRSEFCTTAVANFAPPLIGPCQAGQAQSAFYNRFPQLTKSYAAYAQATIGLLPGVDLTLGGRYTHENKSASYLGVRVNPAAVFGVNEDSSFKYSDGRFTGRANLTWKPADDIMLFATYSTGFKAGGFNSGAANAVLDQLRIFQPETVKNYEVGAKTQFLDRRLTANVTLYRMDVDGFQERALTSVASIVRNVGSIRSQGVEAQFSAAPADWLRLNAAIAYNDAKFTDYRNAPPLPWATGSQDLTGARPTYAPEWSTSEGIEFRKEFTSGYRATLRGDLTTVSRQNINAVNDYSPITFQNGYALLSARLTIFAPDDRYSLALFGQNLTDKHYCVNEGYLPFGPQLSALDVAGKSEAVTCFHGNPRTIGARFGVKF
- a CDS encoding aromatic ring-hydroxylating dioxygenase subunit alpha, with the translated sequence MTYLRNCWYMAGWSDDLPATGGLARTLLDDPVYLYRDEAGVAHALFDRCPHRFAPLSKGRVEDGAAVCAYHGLAFNGEGRCVRNPHGPVTRALDVRAYPVAEAYRALWVWPGDPALADPALIRNLDFLSNAPDTAFNKGYIRGTGHYQLFVDNILDLSHTDFLHPDTLGGGSITRTSGEVEERPDGIIAMSWRPTNEVPIPLALGRLPAGVDRVDSWTEVEWSAPGVIKLVAGAVPAGTPRELGGNSINVHIFTPETATTSHYFFASTRDFRLDDAELNEETRRTRQHIFETEDEPMIAAQQERIGDADFWSLRPALLKIDKGAVLVRRRMDALIAAEAKAA
- a CDS encoding amidohydrolase family protein; this translates as MLSLTTHAAPCPCCAYAHAQSALSFSPLSLFRSARSRRAGVTSATATAPAELHLTGVTVVDPRDGRKSPGMTVVIRAGRITAVVPDGEERPAGGSQRIDARGKYVVPGYNDMHSHVLELADPSGSLALMLAEGVTGFRQMSGSPALLAKRRAGTLPIGAAAPQLLQTPGAILTPFNAATPDTAREEVRRQKGQGADFVKMGFANPDSFFAAVEEGRRIGIPVLGHLQEGTDPVEATAAGFRSIEHLGPGSTVWVRCSRDEEELRPESYRRDIVKLPPFRIPFMERIVMKKFERMLVNPSAFSNEADVDRLRRASESFSSTRAEEMAGHFAGDGSWQCPTLVRLRTQTFADAPDYEQDEMLHYLPRKSVRRWREVTGVWKARTAEVRQTYRDVYPRQLALTKLLHDAGVRMIVGTDGGSYLGPGLTLRQEFRELADAGITPLAILRMATVNAADYLDRRDVVGQVAPGYDADLVVLDADPLARVENLHAIAGVVRAGAYHSRRDLDALKASVAAGEGYLG
- a CDS encoding MFS transporter; amino-acid sequence: MTAHLPLDDIRRRLDAAPMSGTQILAVATTILLSAVDGFDVLSVTFAAPAITHDWGIDKAALGVVLSAGLAGMAAGSFFLAPLADWLGRRGLVIASLILMAIGSCGSAAAGSIGVLTAWRVVTGLGIGACISVINPLAAEFANARRRPFAVALMSLGYPAGGLVGGLVAAALMPVHGWRAVFVAGAVATIALMPVVLLFLPESPGFLAARGGTHHLARLDRLLARFGHHDIAAQPSGRPREIGYRLVFAPDRIGTTLRLSVANLLVASVSYYLLSWLPQLVADTGQDAATASLISATMSLIGIVGGLLVGGLANRFGQSRVTAVAVIGLGLSIAAFGAASLSTMSLFVLAGLCGFCLFGSAAGFYGVLARGFGDAERASGSGFVIGVGRVSSAVSPLLAGYLFAAGFGRTGVSGGFAAAALVAAALLFIHARKGSVR
- a CDS encoding cytochrome P450, with translation MADAAVRAAIPVLDLDLFCDASLRDPFADYRVLRDAGPLVRLTRPDVYAIGRFADVQAALRASDALINGEGVGFSDAFNAPKGMNVIQSDGDLHRRLRSTVTRPLSPARLREVRPDLKAMIVERVRSLAGQGWFDAMAGLARFLPVEAVSHFVGLPAVGRERMLEWAAAAFNVIGPDQEPSDVQSLREAFGFMAGLGKDKVRDGSWAGELFAAARSGRLSMQEAMAAISAYVIPSLDTTILAKGHLLANLARNPDQWALLRARPELIPGVVLEGVRRDSVLRWFSRVAVEDYAVDGATVPRGARVMLLYGCANRDERHYDDPDRFDVTRDARDHLAWGTGPHMCAGMHLARIEMEVLLEALVEADVTLEAGEPEIGANRGLYGFTALPFRLGQG
- a CDS encoding FAD-dependent oxidoreductase, producing the protein MIDTDVVVVGAGPVGLAAAIELGMRGIRVLLAERNERVGAAPRAKTTNVRTRTHLRRWGIADRLAAEAPFGVDYPNNMVFVTRLGPEGRELARFADAFNASPKRDPRYPEHGQWVPQYRLEKVLLDKVRELPSVEVRLNTEFVTAEQDADGVTATLRAPDGEELQVRASYLIGADGARSAIRELIGAKMEGRHGLSHHYNIIFRAPGMAGAHDFGPAAIYWQIGKDGFSALGPMDKGDLWFFGPGGAKPGQSLPPEEAAALIRERTGIDLDFEVVSADTWSAHDLLADHYADRRIILAGDACHLHPPAGGYGMNMGVGDGIDLGWKIAATLQGWGGPALIDSYEVERRPVHRKVIDEAMANYAIYVAPPPPGIEEATAEGEAIRAKVGAGVQAGKAREFYTLGTVLGLCYESPLIAREGGPVPEHDSQFYAPSARPGCLAPHAWLADGRSLYDLFGQGFSLVAAADADAAEIDKAVAEAKALGVPLAVVRPDGVDIAALYEAKLALVRPDQHVAWRGDRWAGGALSRATGHLEAAVAA